The DNA segment ATGGTGAAGATGGGAGTCGGATGCATGGGGACGGGGGGCTTCGCGGATCAGTGGGACGTGTCCGAAGAGGATTCTGAGTCTTCCTCCGGAAAAGGCCCCTTGTCGATCAGGCCGTGATTACGCAGGATTTCCAAAAGCATTTCCGGCTCAAAGGGTTTGGTCAGATAGGCGTCGGCCCGTTCCTCGAACTGGGCCTTGAGGATGTTATCATAGTCCGCAAGGCTCGAAACCATCACGGCCTTGGTACGGATGCCGCCCAGGCGCTGTTCTTCCAGGCGACGGATCATGCTCAGGGCTTTATGACCGTCCAGAATCGGCATTTCGATGTCCATCAGGATCAAATCGAAGAGTTTTTTGTCCTCCAGGGACCGAATAAATGCGTTGACGGCCTGTCTTCCGTCGAGCACCTGAACGACTCGGCCGTAGGGTGCCACGATCTCCCGAAGGTGTTCCTGCATGCTTCGGCTGTCCTCTACAATCAGCGTACGCATAGACTGTCCTTATTTTTAGATGGTGGCGCGGACTAATTCGGTTACGAGTTGGTGCGGCGTTTCTTTGAGACTTTCGCCGAAGGCCCGGAGGATCGCTGCCGCGAGTCTTTTTTTTGATCAATACCCGTCGATTCTCCGGAGGAGGCTAGCTTCGGTTTGTCGGAAACGTCCGCCTTGGGCATGGTTCCTTGCTTCGGTTTTGGCTTGTCTGTTCCAGACTTTGCCTTACCAGCGGTCGAAGGCAACTCGGCCACCACTGCATGGCTTTTGGGGTCGCGCCAGGACGGTTCAGAAAGACGGACGGGGACGAGATCACCGGAGCGCGTGCCCGGTGCGCCAGGTGCCGAGAGGATCAACAGCTTGCCCTGGGCCGCGCAGCCGTAGCGCCCGATCATTTGCCCGCGTTCCCGGGTCGGAACGGAAAACTCCGCGCTGATGATTCTGGCCAATCCCTTCCCGGCGTCCGGGGGATTGGGGGCAGGGGCTTCGCGATACGGGGCTTCGAGGTTCGGGGCGACGTTCAACTCTTTCCGTCCGGGATCGGCCAAATCGGGTCCGACCAAATACGCGTAGCTCAGACTCACATCCCGCTTGGCCAAGTCGGCTTCCCGAGACAATTCCGTCAGCCAGGGCGGACAGCCGCGGGCGGACAGGGTGAAATGGCACCAGGATGTCTCCCGGTATTCGAGCATCGGACAGGCCTGGTGATGGGTGCAGGGGCCGAGCACGTGCCAACCCTCGGCCACGGCGCTTTCTCGGACCAGGCTGACCAGCTTCCCGCCGAGGCGGTTTCCGGGTTCCACGAACAGGCACCGGCCGCCGTGGCGCTGATGGGCGGCCACGGTCCGGAAAAAATCCGCGACTTGTTCACCGAGAGGGTCCCGTCGATGCCAGGGCAGTTCGTTCAGGAAATTGGCCGCGGTGAGCAGGTCGGCCCGGGGCAGGTCCTTGAGGCCCACGTGCCACGGGGCGTGAATGAGATGAATTTTCCACCGGCTCTGGCCCTGGCCGAGAGTGCTTTTCAGGCTGTTCACCAGGCCGTGGTAAAGCTTCCGGCCTTCGCGCATCGGCTTGGGCGTGGCGTCCAGACAGTGAAAATGCAGCTCTCTGGTCAGCAGGTCCGGTCTGGCCAGGGCCAGGGCCTGGACCACGGTCAGCGGTCCGGAGCCCAGATCCACGATGGTCGCGCCTTCGGGCAAATCCAGGTCCAACCCGCCCAATAGCCGGGTCAGGCGCAACAGGTTCCAGGGCAGGAAATACCACAGATACGCCCCCAGGGCGGCTGGAGCGTGCAGGTAGTCCCGCCCGAGAAATTCCGCGCGGTCCTCGATGAGAAACGAGGACAGCTCCTGAATGTTGTCCGGCAGTCTGCGCCGATGGGCGGCCTTCATCGGCATGACCTCCCGCAGCAGGTCGGCGTAGTCAGTCAGGGCCCGCTGGGCAGCGACGGAAAGATCGGGAAACGGCGCGCCAGAGAAGCCGGGGGTGCCGGCGGGGCGCGATGGGGTGTCAGACATGGCGAAAGACCAACCTTTGCGTGTAGTGTGAAAAGAAGTCCGGTTCCTGGCCGATGTTCAGGGTCGTGATCATCGGCGCTATTCTCTCGATCCAGTCCCTGGCCTCGGGGCTGTTTATCAGCAGGGCGGCCCCGGTCAGAGAGCTGTTGCCCACGGGGTGGATTCGACGTCGGTAGCCGGGCGGGACGAAACCCAGTTCCTCCAAGGCGGAAAGATCCGCATGCTCCCCCAGGGCCCCGGCCAGATACACGGCCCGCAACGCCTCCGGTTGAATGCCTCCCTCGGCCAGCAGCCGCGAAAAGGCAAGGTTGAAGGCCGCTTTGACCTTGAGCATTTCCTCCACGTCGCGTCCGGTCAGATACACGTCCGGGCCGAGCAAAAAGCGCCGTTCACCGTCCCGGTCCGCCAAGCCCAACCCCACCTGTCGAGCCAGCGGACTGTCCCCGGGCGCGAATCCCCCGGTGCGGTCCAGGAGTCCCAGGCGTAACAACCCGGCCAGCAGGGCCAGGTAGCCGGTCCCGGAAATCCGTTGCCTATTGGGCTTCGGGAGGGGGACGTTCACGTGTTCCGTGTTCCCTGTGCCCGAGTCTTCAAGGGGCCGAGGCTGCAGCCCAAACGGCGTCACGGCCACGTCCACCCAGACCCCGGGCAGGGCCGCGGATCCACAGGACATGCCGATGCCCTCCAAAGCCGGCCCCATGGGCACGCTGGCCGCCAGGTACCGCTCAGGCCCGAGGGCCAGAATGAATTCGCCGTTGGTTCCCAGGTCCGCCAGAAGGAAAGGGTAGGCCGGGGGAGAAGCGGCGGTGAAATGCAGGGCCGTCAGTCCGGCGCTGAGGTCGCCGCCGATGAACGGGGCTGGTTGCGGCGGGATGTAG comes from the Desulfonatronum sp. SC1 genome and includes:
- a CDS encoding response regulator produces the protein MRTLIVEDSRSMQEHLREIVAPYGRVVQVLDGRQAVNAFIRSLEDKKLFDLILMDIEMPILDGHKALSMIRRLEEQRLGGIRTKAVMVSSLADYDNILKAQFEERADAYLTKPFEPEMLLEILRNHGLIDKGPFPEEDSESSSDTSH
- a CDS encoding small ribosomal subunit Rsm22 family protein — protein: MSDTPSRPAGTPGFSGAPFPDLSVAAQRALTDYADLLREVMPMKAAHRRRLPDNIQELSSFLIEDRAEFLGRDYLHAPAALGAYLWYFLPWNLLRLTRLLGGLDLDLPEGATIVDLGSGPLTVVQALALARPDLLTRELHFHCLDATPKPMREGRKLYHGLVNSLKSTLGQGQSRWKIHLIHAPWHVGLKDLPRADLLTAANFLNELPWHRRDPLGEQVADFFRTVAAHQRHGGRCLFVEPGNRLGGKLVSLVRESAVAEGWHVLGPCTHHQACPMLEYRETSWCHFTLSARGCPPWLTELSREADLAKRDVSLSYAYLVGPDLADPGRKELNVAPNLEAPYREAPAPNPPDAGKGLARIISAEFSVPTRERGQMIGRYGCAAQGKLLILSAPGAPGTRSGDLVPVRLSEPSWRDPKSHAVVAELPSTAGKAKSGTDKPKPKQGTMPKADVSDKPKLASSGESTGIDQKKDSRQRSSGPSAKVSKKRRTNS
- a CDS encoding ASKHA domain-containing protein codes for the protein MASESGASEVLVVEDALRRTRLVRTTPEQTLAQALFLEGLWPTKPFCSGLGRCGHCLVYVVGDSEPSTDERATLSPEVLEQGGRLACRRHAVGGLKVRLPFAFPGIAAESAGAFESNGIALARSVSGSLALAVDLGTTSLHWQLLDDKGVLVQGRELNPQLAAGSEVMSRLGFALAAPDNARMLRDVVSRRLRELTMALPAPVDRICVAGNTVMTALLLEWPLRGLAVAPYQRPHPGGFWTRLPFQETPQEAYVDDGRTYIPPQPAPFIGGDLSAGLTALHFTAASPPAYPFLLADLGTNGEFILALGPERYLAASVPMGPALEGIGMSCGSAALPGVWVDVAVTPFGLQPRPLEDSGTGNTEHVNVPLPKPNRQRISGTGYLALLAGLLRLGLLDRTGGFAPGDSPLARQVGLGLADRDGERRFLLGPDVYLTGRDVEEMLKVKAAFNLAFSRLLAEGGIQPEALRAVYLAGALGEHADLSALEELGFVPPGYRRRIHPVGNSSLTGAALLINSPEARDWIERIAPMITTLNIGQEPDFFSHYTQRLVFRHV